In Providencia zhijiangensis, a single window of DNA contains:
- the sstT gene encoding serine/threonine transporter SstT: MDTNKAGLWRVISQGSLVKQILAGLIAGILLAWLWPSAAKNVGLLGDLFVSALKAVAPILVWVLVMASIANHRQGQKTSIRPILVLYILGTFFAAVVAVIGSFMFPSSLILAVGDTQLTPPGNIAEVLKGLLINIFANPVDALIKGNYIGILAWAIGLGIALRHANETTKTMIHDFSLSVTQLVRVVIRLAPLGIFGLVSSTIATTGFETLKGYFHVLAVLLGCMIIVALVVNPLIVYWKIKRNPYPLVFACLRESGVTAFFTRSSAANIPVNMGMCRRMNLHEDTYSVSIPLGATINMGGAAVTITVLTLAAVHTLGIPVDIPTALLLSVVAAVCACGASGVAGGSLLLIPLACNMFGISNEVAMQVVAVGVMIGVLQDSAETALNSSTDVLFTAAVCLSEDDKLAQADAELSQTQD; encoded by the coding sequence ATGGATACAAATAAAGCAGGGTTATGGCGAGTAATTAGTCAAGGTAGTTTGGTCAAACAAATCCTAGCAGGCTTGATTGCAGGTATCTTATTGGCATGGTTATGGCCGTCGGCAGCAAAAAACGTAGGCTTACTGGGTGACCTGTTCGTTAGTGCGTTAAAAGCCGTTGCCCCAATACTTGTTTGGGTGTTGGTTATGGCGTCCATTGCTAACCATCGCCAAGGGCAAAAAACCAGTATTCGCCCAATTTTAGTACTGTATATTTTAGGGACATTCTTCGCGGCTGTTGTGGCGGTGATTGGCTCATTTATGTTCCCATCCAGCTTGATTTTAGCTGTCGGCGATACTCAACTGACGCCTCCGGGTAATATTGCCGAAGTGCTTAAAGGCTTACTGATTAATATTTTCGCTAACCCAGTCGATGCACTGATCAAAGGGAACTATATCGGTATCTTGGCATGGGCGATTGGTTTAGGCATTGCATTGCGTCATGCCAATGAAACCACCAAAACCATGATCCACGATTTTTCGTTAAGCGTGACTCAGCTGGTTCGTGTGGTTATTCGTTTAGCGCCATTAGGTATTTTCGGTTTAGTGTCTTCAACAATTGCAACAACCGGTTTTGAAACCTTAAAAGGCTATTTCCACGTATTGGCGGTATTACTGGGCTGTATGATCATCGTAGCATTAGTGGTTAACCCACTGATTGTTTACTGGAAAATTAAACGTAACCCATACCCACTAGTGTTCGCTTGCTTACGTGAAAGCGGTGTCACAGCCTTCTTTACTCGTAGCTCCGCAGCTAACATTCCGGTGAACATGGGGATGTGTCGCCGTATGAATCTGCACGAAGACACCTATTCTGTTTCTATCCCGCTAGGTGCAACCATTAACATGGGCGGTGCTGCGGTAACCATCACCGTATTAACGCTGGCAGCGGTACATACTCTGGGTATTCCTGTGGATATCCCTACTGCACTGTTATTGAGCGTAGTTGCGGCGGTTTGTGCGTGTGGCGCATCTGGCGTGGCAGGTGGTTCATTATTACTGATCCCACTGGCATGTAATATGTTCGGTATTTCGAACGAAGTAGCGATGCAAGTGGTTGCAGTGGGCGTGATGATTGGCGTACTGCAAGACTCTGCGGAAACTGCACTGAACTCTTCAACGGACGTGCTTTTCACTGCGGCGGTATGTTTATCGGAAGACGATAAACTGGCTCAAGCGGATGCTGAGTTATCTCAAACTCAAGACTAA